A segment of the Capnocytophaga sp. ARDL2 genome:
TGGAGCAAGATAATCTTTACAATCCTTGGGACGAAGAGGGATTTATGAAAGCATTGGAACAATTGTATTTTTGTGGAAAAAAGAGAAATGAAGAAACAAAAGTAAAGATTAGAGAAAAGTTTAATCATAAAGAAAGATTTGAAGAATTTTATAGAAAATTGATATGAAAACAGGAAGACAAAGATTTTCCAAAAATAAAAAAATAATCAATTTATTTGTGAAAATATTTAGGCTACTACCTAATTTTATTTTACACTTCTTATGGGATTGTGTCTCTCGATATTCACAAATTATTTTTGTAGGTTTGAGATATATCATTTTAAAGTCTCGTATTAAATCTTGTGGAGATAATGTTAAAATTGGTACGAATGTACAAATTTTAGCGTGGGACAAGTTATCAATAGGAGATAATGTGAGTATTCATAGCAATTGTTACATAGATGCCAATGGAACTATTGAAATAGGCAATAATGTTTCTATCGCTCACAATACATCTATTTTATCTACAAATCATGATTGGAAAGATACCAATTTACCAATCAAATATAATCCGATTATTTTTGGAAAAGTAGTCATTGCCGATGATGTTTGGATAGGCTGTGGTTGTAGAATCTTAGCAGATGTATGTATTTCGAATCGTTCCGTAGTAGCGGCAGGAGCTGTTGTCAATAAAAATGTAGAAAAAAATACAATAGTAGGCGGAATACCTGCTAAACTAATCAAACAAATCTAAAAGATGAAATTGCTTTTTGTTCACGACCATCCATTTTTTAGTGAAAATAAATTAGTTTATAGTGGAGGAGGATTGCCTCATACGGCTTGGAAAAATTATTTAATTAATTTTACAGAAGTAGCAATCTATGCTCGGTTGAGTGATAATGTCAAAAATAAGAAAATCATTTCATCTACAGAAAATGTTTCTTTTCATTTGACACAAAAGTACAGTTCTGCTTTCAGTTTGCTAAAAAATAAAAAAGAAATAGAAAAAGAGTTGTTACCATTGGTGCAACAAGCAGATGTGGTATTGGTAAGATTGCCCAGCATTTTAGGAATAATTGCAGGAAATATTGCGTATAGTAAAAAAAAGCCCTTATGGGTAGAAGTAGTGGGTAATGCAGAGGAAGCCATGGCTGCACAAGGGTCTTTGCTAGGAAAAATAAGTGCAAAGCCTTTGGAATTTTTAAATAAAAAACTCATTCAAAAAGCAGATTTTGTAACTTATGTTACTAAAAACAAATTGCAGAAAGATTATCCTGCACATCCTAAGGCTGTTAGTTTTTCTCTTTCTGATGTTATTGTGTCAAAAGTTTTATGTATAGATGAGTTGGACAAGACAAGGTTTTCAGGCGATATATTCCACATTGGCTTAATTGGAGGGTTTGATGCAAAATACAAAGGACAAGATGTACTTTTGAAAGCAATAGCTCTGTTGGACAAGGAGATACAAAAGAATATCAAAATCCATCTCGTAGGGAAAGGAGATTATTCGTGGGTATTGGAACTTGCAAAACAATTAAATCTTATCTCGAATTTGGACTATATAGATCCTTTGGAAGCAGGAGAAGAGGTTAACAATTTTTTGAAAACACTATCCTTATATGTACAACCATCTTTGACTGAAGGGATGCCAAGAGCTACAATAGAAGCAATGGCAATGGGATGTCCAGTTATAGGGAGTCGTGTAGGAGGAATTCCAGATATTGTTTCCTCAGAATTTTTACATGAAAAAGGTGATTATAAAACACTTAGTCGCCATATAATGCGTTTGTATTTGGATAGAAAAGTGCTAGAAAAAGAAGCTGAACAGAGTCTGGATAAAGCTATCCCTTATTTAAAAACGAATCTTGATAAGATTAGATTGGATTTTTATAAAAAAATGAATCAATATTTGCACAAATAAATGTTTAAAATCTTAAATAAAAAAGTAAAAGGAGTAGAATGGTTTATTCCTATAATTTACGGAATGGTTATTTGTATTTATCCATTTCCTGAAACATTTGACATTGCAAGATTCTTTAAATTTTATGATATTTTTTCGAATAATCCCTTTTTGTCTGATATACAGATAAATATTCTTATAAATTCTCCAGATATTATTGCTAAATTAGTTTTGTTATTTTTAGCAGAATTGGGTTTGCCTATTGAGATATTTTTATTTTTTTCGGCATATATTACTGGGGTATTGTTTCTATTGGTTTTTAAGGAAATTTATATTTCTTATAATAAGATTTATCCTTCTATTGGAGGGTATTTATTGATATATTTTCTGTTGTCGGTAGCAGGGATTTTATCAGGGATAAGGAACATACAAGCATGGGCTTTTGTAATGTTAGCAATGGTATTTTTAGAAAGCCGTAATGAAGTAAAAATAAAGTCTTATATTTATTTGTTATATGGAGGGTTGGTACATTATGCCGCTTATGCTTTTTTACCGATTTTTTATTTTAGAAATCGTCTGAATAATATTTCTATAAATCAAATTTTAAAGATCGGTAGTATAATTTCCATTGTTCTTTTAATAGGTGTTTTAAATATAGAACATACATTTTTCAATAGGTTTGGAAATGCCTGGTATCATAAGTTTGACTTTTATTTTTATAAAAGCGAATTTTTAATTTCAAGCTTTAGAAAAGGATATTTAAGTTTTTTATATAAATTTTCGTATACTTATTTGCCTTTTATTATCGGTGTTTATCTTTTAGTAAATGCACCATTAAAATTTCAAAGTCATTTGATATTAAAAACAGGAATGTTTTTAGGATTGATATTTCTATTTTTTCCAGACATAATGAATCGTTATACACTTTTTTTAAAAATTGGTACGCTATTTTATGTTATATCATCGAGGTTGTATAGAGAAAGTATAATAGCTAAAATATATTTATATGTTATTGTGATATTTGCATTATTAGAACAATATTTTTTTTGGAAACAGGTGTTGTTTTACAATACTTCCCTATAAAATGATATAAATTATTATTTTCTTTAGATGATTTTTTTAATTGGGTAATTTATTAGAGTTTAATAAGTTTAATAATGAAAAAACTAATTAGAATAACCACCGTCCCTATTTCTTTGAAAACCTTACTGAAAGGAC
Coding sequences within it:
- a CDS encoding glycosyltransferase yields the protein MKLLFVHDHPFFSENKLVYSGGGLPHTAWKNYLINFTEVAIYARLSDNVKNKKIISSTENVSFHLTQKYSSAFSLLKNKKEIEKELLPLVQQADVVLVRLPSILGIIAGNIAYSKKKPLWVEVVGNAEEAMAAQGSLLGKISAKPLEFLNKKLIQKADFVTYVTKNKLQKDYPAHPKAVSFSLSDVIVSKVLCIDELDKTRFSGDIFHIGLIGGFDAKYKGQDVLLKAIALLDKEIQKNIKIHLVGKGDYSWVLELAKQLNLISNLDYIDPLEAGEEVNNFLKTLSLYVQPSLTEGMPRATIEAMAMGCPVIGSRVGGIPDIVSSEFLHEKGDYKTLSRHIMRLYLDRKVLEKEAEQSLDKAIPYLKTNLDKIRLDFYKKMNQYLHK
- a CDS encoding acyltransferase — translated: MRYIILKSRIKSCGDNVKIGTNVQILAWDKLSIGDNVSIHSNCYIDANGTIEIGNNVSIAHNTSILSTNHDWKDTNLPIKYNPIIFGKVVIADDVWIGCGCRILADVCISNRSVVAAGAVVNKNVEKNTIVGGIPAKLIKQI